GACCCTGAGTGCGAACAAGAATCACCgtcatcatcactatcatcatcagcatcgtcaccatcaccatcaacatcaccgtcaccattatcatcatcatcaccatcaatagTGATCTCTGAATGTTGTAGCCTACAACTTGATACATTGGATTCCGAGTCAAACCCTTCAACTGATGATAACTCTGCAACAGATCATCGAGAGGATGCAGCAAATGGGAACAAAGATCCAGAGGTAAAATATCAGGCTGTCGATTCTTGTTCAGACCATACAACTTCAACTCCATTAGTCTGTACAAAATCCAAGCCTCCGGTGAGAGATATGGATACCGAGATGGTGGACGCTCAATGATGTAGAATGTTACGACAATTGAAAATCAACAGAGCTTGTAGCTTACAATAGTGATGCAGATACTATTACACAATGActtatatatggttttaaagGGTGACTATACATAGAATTTAAATGTTCTTACTGGTGAATTGCCAAATTGTTTGCTTTGTGTTTCCCCCACAAAGCAAACGAAGAATCAATCAAGTCATAAATTAGTGAGAAAGTGTGATTTTTTGGTAATCCTCTCTACCCCTACCTTCTTAAATTTATGCATGGTGAAGCTTTTGTTTGTCATGTATCACTTTCTTCAACCCATCGGTTCAAGTTCAAATTGCACGATAACCCAATCTGTTAATTCGATTTATTAGTTTATTGTACCTTTTAAttcatactctgtttctttttagtgaaaaatactcttttatacagtactctgtttcttttctttgcatCTTTAATAGCTAGAGATGTTAGGAATCAATTGGTACAAGCCTAAGGGTTCAGAAATATTTAAGATGAGAGTTAGTTGAGAGTTCAATGGTAAGACACTAGAAGCAGCAACCATGCAACTATTTAAGATGTATGTACGACAACAAGAATCATCACCATCTGTAATGACTTTTGAATGTTGTTGGGAGGTCGTTGTAAGCTTTATATGTATTGCATCTATCACATAAGGGATTACAtcttagtatatatacataagtaGAGGAGACTAGGTTTAGCTAGATATGTAAAGTTCTGTACAAGGAAACAATATATTGCAGAAGTAATGAGATGATACGGACGTATCCTTAACAGTCGTAAGGGTTGATGCAACCACCCcagaaaacttataaatttttacCATACAATAGGACTGCAGATTACATTACTTGACTCATGGTACTAAAGGCTGATAATATCTAGAACTTATTACTTGTTTTGAAGACCCTTAAAGTAGATAAAATATGTTGTTGACAAATACAGACACAGTTAACTCTTACCTAACTAGACATTGGATTCATACTGCTTAGGCTACGAGTTCACTATAACAGGGCAAGTTGGAGCAGATTTGAAGTATAGGAAGAGTTGTCTTGTCTTCccaaacaaactcaaacactAAAGATTCATGTGCCTTAATGCCATTAGCCTTGAAAAATTCTtttaaccctaaacccaaacGCATGTGTGTATTTCCCCTTTCCATGACTAAATTCACTGGCCACTCTTTTCCATGCTTGTCCAACACAGTTATCTTCTTCCCTCCTAGCTTTTTCATTCGGTTAACCTTAACGAAGTTTTTTGGAAGATGCTACACACAAAGGAGGCAATAAGATTACACTATGTGAACTTCATAAAGCATTAGCTGATAACCAAAACTTCTCCAAGAGAGTTGTTTTAACTTACAAGTCTACCCTTTTTGAGACTGGATGGTGTGGCAGTTCGTGTCACAAATCGGCCTTCACTtcctgaagaagatgatgatggaacTTTTTGACTACTGTCACcagatttgtttctctttcttttgttgcaATCTTTAGTGGAAACACTCTTTAGTTCTGCAGTGGAGAAACGAAGAAGAGGCGTTTTGATGGAAGAAACAAGACTGGTCTGATGAAATAGACTTTGCTTTTGCTTCAGTAATCCGCTTCTTACCCATTGACTTACCCATGTAATCTTTGTCTTCGTCTAGTGAAGACTCTGGTTCTGTTTTAAGACTCTGCTTCATCGACAAGTTTCCTGAATATCACAACAAGAAAAACGTTTTAAATCTTCATAACCAAAAGGTAAATTCCATGGGAAGATAAAAATCAGAGCACAACTTACTGATGTtttcttgatcatcatcaagATTATTGTCGTCGTCACAAGATTGTACATATTGAATCTCACAGCAACTGGGTCCAAAACAAGTGACGTGGAACACCGAAGCTCCATCGTGTCTGAAAACGATAACATCTCCGACTCGGAGATCATGTGCGGTGGCGAACTCTTTCCAGCCGACGGTGAGTTTCCGACCTTCCATCTCAACTTTCCAACTTATCTCAGACGCGTCGGATCTTAGCTCCGCTGTATTTCCTTCGTTTCTTCCATGTAAGTATACCGAGAAAAACTTCACAGGGATGGTCTGCAACAACATgcaaaagagtttttaaaacgAAACCATTTCTCATAATAAGCTATACTCGTAAAAGAGAGACAGAGTCAGAGTACGAGGAAGGAGTCGAAGCCGGGGAGAAGAGGCTTAAAGAAGTGTGGGTTTGTAGGAGATCCAAGAACTGGATTCGCCATTGTTCAAAGGATCTTTGAAAAAGAGcttccaagaaaacaaaaccaaaaccgatcGACTCAAGTCTAAGTTGATGAAAGTGTTTTGGTAATCCTTGCACGGCTCCTCTTATTAATGAGAGCTCCAGCTTACCTGTTTTAATGAGGGCGTGACTCCTTTTattctctttcattttaaaTGACTCGCActactttttgttcttttttggtgGTAAGTGCTTAACACCTCGTTTACTGATTTGGCAGCATacctcctttttctttctttcgcaTTAGCTGATGCAgaatttcattataaataaaattcaatGTTGGAATGGCTATCTTTTGTAGCCTCTGTTCCAAAGTCCAAAAAACTAAAGCTCCATACAACCGTATTTCAACTTAGTAGTTTCCGATTTCGTGTAACAAAGCTTCCAGATTCTGTTCCTTTGTCTCGAGTTTAGCCCGAAACCGTCTGATACTAGTTAAAGTTTCTTCAATGCTCTGTCTCACCTTAGGCAGATGATCTAAGATAGAGCAAGATTGCGTGTGCTGCGGATTTTCTTGATCACCAGTAGACTTGCTAGACGACCGAGTGCGACGAGAAGGTTCTCCCTCTTCAGTTATCTTCTGCCTCACGTCATGCTTCAATCTTCTATTCTCCTGACTCCATCTTTGGACTCGAGCTCTCTTGTGTGGCCGAGCCTCTGCTTCAGATGGTGATTGCTCCATCTGAATACAAGTATTTGTTTAGTAACACCAACTTATAGATAGTTCAAAACGAACAAGATTGCAAGCTATCTTGATGCTCACACTAACCTTTGAGACGAACTTAAGCAAAGGACTTGTCCCTCCTCGGATCAACTCCAAAGTTAGAGACTCACCTGCGCCTACTTCATTCGCTGCACAGAAACTTTTCCAACCATTACCACTGATAACATACATCATTCTACTTCCTTTGCGATAACCCTTACGCTTCATCAACCACTCGACTTTGTCTTTGTCCACCAGGATTATCTTCCCTGGCTTATCGAGCATGTTCTCTCTCATGAAACTTACCGGTAGATGCtgcaaaagattcaaaattacATAAACAATAATGTGTTGAAGAATCCCGAGATAGAATTGAGTTCCCACAAAACTCACCTGTTTACCAAGCTTAAGGCTGTTAGGTGTAGGAGTTAACTTCACAAACCGGTTTGGTCCAGCCTCTGTGCGGCTGCAGAGCAGAAACACAAGCCTTTCCGCGTTGTGGAGCAGTTTAAATGTGAAAGGATCTCcaactttaaatttattttcggTGCAGAGACTTTTCCAACCTCCAAAGATAAAAACCTGACCAGACTTGTAGCTCTTTACTTCTGATTCCCAAGACTTCCCTTCTTCGTTCATCAAAACTACCTCATGCCTTCCTTTGTCTAAACCGTATCGCCTTGCGAAATCTCTGGGCACACCCTGCATCAGTCATTCCTCAACATTGGGGATTATATACACTCACGCATGCTTAATACTCTAAACTCGAGATATAAAACCctaatagtaatatataacTAACTAACCAAGAAATCTCTTGATAGGTTTGAAGCCGTCACAGATTGGCTAAAACATGTCAGATCTGATGAAAACAGATCAGATTCTGTTTTCACATTCTCCTCaatttctttctcctttcttgAAGATTCTCCTGCTGTTCAGAAATCTAATGgttcaaaaacagaaaagagagTCTAGATAAATGTTCATTGAATAATGGATTTTACCATACCAATTTCGTCGTGGCTAAGAGACTGTGCGTATTGGACCTCACAGCAACTAGGTTCAAACGCAGTGACGTGGAACAACATGTCTCCTTCGTGTTTGAAGACTAGGAAATCACCGACTCGAAGACCATGTGCCTCCACGAACTCTTTCCAACCGTTGGTGAGCGTATGGCCTTCCATCTTACCTTTCCATGTTCCTTGCCAAGAATCTGATCTCAATTTTACAGTCTTGCCCTCGTGCTTTCCCTTGATGTGCTTGGAGAAGAACTTCACAGGGATTTTCTGTAACAAAACGAATACAACTGAACTGAGTCTAGTAGTCTACATTACATATATGTTGAGAAAGACAGAAACAGAGAGGTTATATTACGTACGATGTGGCTCTTGAAACCAGGAAGAAGAGGCTGGAAGAAGTGTGGGTTTTTTGGAGagaagagtgatgatgatggattcTCCATTGCCGAACACTTTCTAAGAGAATCCAAAATTTTGTTCTTGGGAGATTCTCGGCTTCTCTAAGAATGCTTTACTTCTACTTCTACATACATATTTTGGCCCAATAATGCAACAggtgaaaattattttttttttaactcctttCATGTTGTTGATTTTATTTGAGGAATCCCAActtcttacatttttttctttcttcaaaataaagagtgttacatgtttttttgttcaaaatacATCTCtgttaaattgttgttttgtattattttttgtgCCGATTATGTTTACAATGAAGTAGGTGAAGAATAAGTAAAGAGTAGTAATAAATACACAACATTTTTTCTTCCAATATCTTAACTTTTGCAAAGAATAAAACTGAAtttcttatttgttgtatttgttaAACAGTCTAAGATAAactgaattatattattaattttgaatgcGATCATAAATAAGtctatttttcatatattatttttaaatgttaaatatGTGAATAACGGTTGCATAGATATACGTATAAACAacaattataaagttttaacccagctgaaaaaacaatcaaatcaaactattaaatatacattaaaagaaaaagaaaaaaaaacgggttggatTGACgtgtttatttcttcttttcttcctgACAAATACTTTCAGTCCTACGACTTACATCCATCAAATCAGAAAAGGAAAAACCAACTTTGCCATTTAAGGCGTTTTGCCTAgaaatatgaaatatctttGCTATTAACTTAGTTAATGACATTAAAATCAGGAGTTAATGACATTGAATAACCGAGTTTATATTCCAATTTCAAACTAATAAACCCTGTAACGCCAGCGACGAAAACATTCGAAGGATCAAAAGTTCTTAGAGAAGCTGTTCAAAACAAGAATGGCCGATCCACGAAGTTCCTCCCCAAACAAAAAAGCTTTCTTCGTCGTAGATCTGTCTGGACAAAACTCCAATCCTgtactctctctcactctctaatCTCACCTTATCTTGTCTCTGTATCTGTTACAAAATCCATCAATTGGTTGTCTTTCTTAATTCGTTGTTGCAGATAATTCCTTCTCAGTTTATTGCGAATCACATCAAGGGAAAGACTCTGTCAACGAAACTGAAACTGACTTCGGTCGCTTCGGACAGAACTTGGGAAGTGGAATTGGACGGCGGGAGATTCGCCGCCGGATGGAAAAATTTCTCCGTCTTCCACGCTGTTCGTGACGACGACGTTTTGAGTTTCAGGCACGACGGTGACATGGTCTTCCACGTCACACCCCTCGGACGCAGTTTCTCTCAGATACActtaatctcttcttcttctactacctCTGACTCTGACGATGAGCACCGtacttttgatgatgatgaagacgacaGTGTGGATgttggagatgatgatggtgatgatgacaATTCGATATCAGAAGATGATTTATATTCAAAGAAACTTTCGTCGAAGAAGAGAGCAAGAACTGAAACAGAGTATTCATCGGAAGAGTCTTATCTTCTTGCGCACGTCACACCTTCAAGCCTTCTGAGAGATACTTTGGTGTGTACCACTTCACTTGACTCGTTAATACAATTTTTACTTCAATTCTTTTGATACACTGTAATCAAGCTGTGATTCTTTTTGCAGTGTCTTCTAATCAAATTTGCAAAGTCAAATGGTCTGGACAAGAGAGTGTGTGAGATTGATCTAATGGATGAAGATGGAAAATCTTGGACTCTGCTTCTTAGACACAACAAAAAATCTGGTCAGGCTTTTGTGCGTGGAGGCTGGAGGAAGTTCTGCCGTAACAACGGGATCAAAGCCGGATCTTTATGTCGGTTTAAGCTTGTCCAAAGCGGAACTAAACCTGTGCTACAACTATGTCCCAACACTTCTAGCATTCCAGAAGGAAACTCttccaaagcaaacaaaaaagggAATGTTTCTGAAAGTGAAGGTGATGAGATTGAAACTGAGGATTGCTCAGAGACAGT
The sequence above is a segment of the Camelina sativa cultivar DH55 chromosome 10, Cs, whole genome shotgun sequence genome. Coding sequences within it:
- the LOC104717031 gene encoding B3 domain-containing protein REM7-like, whose amino-acid sequence is MLLQTIPVKFFSVYLHGRNEGNTAELRSDASEISWKVEMEGRKLTVGWKEFATAHDLRVGDVIVFRHDGASVFHVTCFGPSCCEIQYVQSCDDDNNLDDDQENIRNLSMKQSLKTEPESSLDEDKDYMGKSMGKKRITEAKAKSISSDQSCFFHQNASSSFLHCRTKECFH
- the LOC104717032 gene encoding B3 domain-containing protein REM8-like: MENPSSSLFSPKNPHFFQPLLPGFKSHIKIPVKFFSKHIKGKHEGKTVKLRSDSWQGTWKGKMEGHTLTNGWKEFVEAHGLRVGDFLVFKHEGDMLFHVTAFEPSCCEVQYAQSLSHDEIAGESSRKEKEIEENVKTESDLFSSDLTCFSQSVTASNLSRDFLGVPRDFARRYGLDKGRHEVVLMNEEGKSWESEVKSYKSGQVFIFGGWKSLCTENKFKVGDPFTFKLLHNAERLVFLLCSRTEAGPNRFVKLTPTPNSLKLGKQHLPVSFMRENMLDKPGKIILVDKDKVEWLMKRKGYRKGSRMMYVISGNGWKSFCAANEVGAGESLTLELIRGGTSPLLKFVSKMEQSPSEAEARPHKRARVQRWSQENRRLKHDVRQKITEEGEPSRRTRSSSKSTGDQENPQHTQSCSILDHLPKVRQSIEETLTSIRRFRAKLETKEQNLEALLHEIGNY
- the LOC104717033 gene encoding putative B3 domain-containing protein REM4 isoform X1, whose product is MADPRSSSPNKKAFFVVDLSGQNSNPIIPSQFIANHIKGKTLSTKLKLTSVASDRTWEVELDGGRFAAGWKNFSVFHAVRDDDVLSFRHDGDMVFHVTPLGRSFSQIHLISSSSTTSDSDDEHRTFDDDEDDSVDVGDDDGDDDNSISEDDLYSKKLSSKKRARTETEYSSEESYLLAHVTPSSLLRDTLCLLIKFAKSNGLDKRVCEIDLMDEDGKSWTLLLRHNKKSGQAFVRGGWRKFCRNNGIKAGSLCRFKLVQSGTKPVLQLCPNTSSIPEGNSSKANKKGNVSESEGDEIETEDCSETVPVLQNKILTLDLKPYMIGSSQFRVPASLARENGILKAGEVTVLNKDGEEWKSHLVNVKGRDQFYIRSCKEFFLANGIKNVGDPFTLEVIRGGTSPILKICSKVKQVSFDGYKTLERKPRMTVQAPHAEDETENRVQKKARVCTEGGPSRCTRALNKSSTDPGNLQRKQPLQPCSISDHVKKVRQSIMDTLTDVRRFRSELEIKEQNLQASLHEIDALGEKIMGISQIFNISQA
- the LOC104717033 gene encoding putative B3 domain-containing protein REM4 isoform X2 gives rise to the protein MADPRSSSPNKKAFFVVDLSGQNSNPIIPSQFIANHIKGKTLSTKLKLTSVASDRTWEVELDGGRFAAGWKNFSVFHAVRDDDVLSFRHDGDMVFHVTPLGRSFSQIHLISSSSTTSDSDDEHRTFDDDEDDSVDVGDDDGDDDNSISEDDLYSKKLSSKKRARTETEYSSEESYLLAHVTPSSLLRDTLCLLIKFAKSNGLDKRVCEIDLMDEDGKSWTLLLRHNKKSGQAFVRGGWRKFCRNNGIKAGSLCRFKLVQSGTKPVLQLCPNTSSIPEGNSSKANKKGNVSESEGDEIETEDCSETVPVLQNKILTLDLKPYMIGSSQFRVPASLARENGILKAGEVTVLNKDGEEWKSHLVNVKGRDQFYIRSCKEFFLANGIKNVGDPFTLEVIRGGTSPILKICSKVKQVSFDGYKTLERKPRMTVQAPHAEDETENRVQKKARVCTEGGPSRCTRALNKSSTDPGNLQRKQPLQPCSISDHVKKVRQSIMDTLTDVRRFRSELEIKEQNLQASLHEIDALGMV